From the Aquirufa lenticrescens genome, the window AAAAGAAAAGCTTTATTTGGCTTTTCAGCTGACTTAGCTGGTCAGGCAATGAGTACAATACTTTCGTTATTTGCTGTGCCGATTATTATTTCTAGTATTCCAAAATTAGAATATGGTTTTTGGTTGACTATTGGATCTATAATGTCTTGGATTGCGATTTCTGATTTAGGTATTGGCATGGCATTAAGCAGAAATTTAATTTCAATTATTCATAATGAAAATGATAATTATAAATTCAAAAAAGTAGATAAGTTCGTAAGCACATCTTTAATTATATTTTTGTTGTGTGGAAGTTTATTTTTTTTAGTCGCTTTTTTGGTTTTTCCGTATACAATTATTTGGTTTAAAGTGCCTAACACGGGGTATTATAATTATAAAATAACTTATTTTATTTGCACTTTGGCTGGATCAATATCTTTGCCCCTTTCTATTTATTCTGGTATTCTTGAGGCAGTACAAAGATTGGCTTTGAACAGAAACATAAATACGATTTCAAATATTATCAATTTATTATTAGGGATGATATTAATTTATTATTTTAATAGTGCTGTTTTTTTATCATTAGCGTTATTGATTTCAGTAACTTTTAAGTCATTCGTATCATACATATATTCCAAGAAGTACTTGGATTATAAATTTTCAATGTCATTTTTTTCAATAAGTTATGCAAAATCTTTATTGAGTTTCGGAGGCTATTTTCAAATCGGCAAAATTGCAAATACTGTTGCAACCAATACAGATTCAGTATTTATTTCAAAATATTTATCGGCTGATAACCTACCGGCATATAATTTTAGTTCAAAGCTTTATCAAATTTTCGGAATAGTTTTATCGAGTAAAATTCCTCAAGCATTGTTTTCTGGATTATCCGAGGTTGTTGAATCAAGTGCTTCAGATAAAATTTATAGTGTTTTTAAAGTAATATTTAAATTACTCTTAAGAATTGCATTATTCAGTGCTGCATTTACTTATTTCTTTAATATTGTTTTTATTAAATTGTGGGTGGGAGATATTTATTATGCAGGGGAGATGGTTAATTATGTTTTGGTATATTTAATTTTATATGAAACATTAGTTAGAGGGACATCTGCTATAATTTATGCTTTTGGGGAGCTTAGAAATTGGGCGTT encodes:
- a CDS encoding oligosaccharide flippase family protein; the encoded protein is MSRKRKALFGFSADLAGQAMSTILSLFAVPIIISSIPKLEYGFWLTIGSIMSWIAISDLGIGMALSRNLISIIHNENDNYKFKKVDKFVSTSLIIFLLCGSLFFLVAFLVFPYTIIWFKVPNTGYYNYKITYFICTLAGSISLPLSIYSGILEAVQRLALNRNINTISNIINLLLGMILIYYFNSAVFLSLALLISVTFKSFVSYIYSKKYLDYKFSMSFFSISYAKSLLSFGGYFQIGKIANTVATNTDSVFISKYLSADNLPAYNFSSKLYQIFGIVLSSKIPQALFSGLSEVVESSASDKIYSVFKVIFKLLLRIALFSAAFTYFFNIVFIKLWVGDIYYAGEMVNYVLVYLILYETLVRGTSAIIYAFGELRNWAFVSFFEAILNVVLSLFLIQKYDIFGLLLATAISRTLTSGLYLLYFLIEKNILDFTYLITSLTIVLKSVPTIIFMFLCSIFVDINNWFDLFIFSFCFCLVNLISFDLLTLVKYRNENFNIIFSKILGT